In the Xiphias gladius isolate SHS-SW01 ecotype Sanya breed wild chromosome 7, ASM1685928v1, whole genome shotgun sequence genome, AGTGTTACCATACAGCATCTGTTGGATGACTTGGTAATAAGTTGTCTCGGCAGACGATGAGATGGTGCTTAAGAAAAATGATCCAGATCAggggacaggagagagaagtgCATAAATAAAACACGCCAGCCTAGTTTTTTTCGCACTTAACAAAGCCAATGCCGACATCAAGTATCAGGAGCAGAGGGGAGGTCTGATCTGGCGATGGAAAACAATGAGATCTCTCTGCCAACAGCTGCTGTTTCAGAGCTTTGCCGAGGGGGAAACGCCGCTGGCGGATTTCCTGGACGGTTTCCTCAGCTCGCGGAAACGCCACCACAGCCGGTTGATCCTGGTGAGGAAGCTCCAGGAGGCGATTCGACTCGGCGCTCGCCCCAAGGATCGGGCTTTCCCGGCGGGCTCTCCCTGCCAGCCCGTCCGCGGTCCCACCGCGGTCGTCGCCTCGCCCCCGGGCTGCCGCCCGCCGTCCCTGCCCTTCGGCGACCTCGCCAACACTGCCCGCCGCCTGCCGCCTTTGCCACTTTGTGTGGACCACGGCGAGTCCCCTCGCCCGGGAGGGCTCGGACGCGGACCCAAATGGCCGACGGCACCCGAGCGTCTCAAGCCGCTGGGGGTGCGGCAGAGGAGGCATCGACAGGCGCCGCGATGAAGACCTCGTAGCATTACTCGGTGCAGAACATCTATCAGTTATATATTTAGTTTTGCAGCACAGAGCATTTTATGAGTTTATGAGTCTTTGAGTGAGGCAACTCGCTAATAGGAAAATCTAATCTGTCCCacaatcctaaaaaaaaacagttaaaagtgaaattaaaacgaaaaaaactttaaaaacgtGTTTCCACTGcacctgtaaaacaaaaaagctttggCCCCCGAATGAACAACgcggggaaaaaaacaaaaaacaaaaaactggtcCATGATTGAACTTAATTGCTGCAAAGTACATGTGGTCACTGATCTGTAGGAGCTTCTACACCAGAGAACTGAATGGAACCAGCGGTGCGAACTCCATCATCAGTCGCCGCtgggttttgtcttttttgccGAGGTGACGTatcgcacgcgcacacacacacacacacacacacacacacacacacacacacacacacacacacagtgaagggTTTCTcaactgaccccccccccccagatgtTTATGCGTTTGTTCCTGTGAGCGCGAGAACTCGTTCCGCCCCGAGGACCCCCGGGGGACAAACGACACTGCGGACCGCGGACGGCTGACTGCACTAGAGCTCGAAACGCGCGTGTCGTCGCGTCCGTTGGGAGCAGACGCGCGTTTGCTCGGGTGACGGCTCGGTGAACCCGAACTGCTCGCCGACACCCGATATCTGGTCGTTGGCGCGCGGAGACTCCTGCCAAGGCCGGCAGCGGACCACGAACTCCGCTTCGCCGGCTCCCCTCTTCATCCTAACGTTTACCAGCACGCCTTTCGATCGAAGTCCAAGGGGGGCGACCTTGTGATTAATCGACCCATCGACTCGCGACCTGGGCGCTCGCGAGGGGTTAGCCAGAGGGCCGCGTGGCCCGGGAAAGCTCGCCGCACCGATTCGGCCGCGGAGAAACCCCGATGGCGCGACAGGGGATGGTTAGCGAGGTGGGGCGTGTTTCAGAGGCTCGTGTTACACCGCAGACTTCAGTTTCATCTTTGTCAGCGGCCTCTTTTGTCCCACAAGACTCAAACTGGGCAATTTTCTTGTCTGTCAGCCGGTTGTTTTGTGCTTCTCGCCCCATTCACCTCCGCGTCTCCGCATTGTTCGGTGGAGAAAACCTGGTTATTTTGGCACAGGGACAGGCCAAGATCCCTTTTCATGAGTTCCTATACACACTATTTAATTGTCAACGGTTATTAAAATGCTGCAACACAGCTGCCCTATgctgaaaaatatatttcataagCTCTGTACCATTAAACTGCTGCACACAACAAGCGTTTTCTGACCGAAGACCACGTTCCTAAAACGTGGCCGTTATAAAAATCCTGCCCGGGAAGCATTGTGTTGCCCTGTCACCTGTCAGAGTTGGGGGGGAgtttcatcttctctctttccccccgAAAGCTCTCGTGTAGAAGGGGATTATGCGGCAGAGTATCTGTAACAGCACTGGTTAGTAGAGCAGGTACGGAGTGATGTGGGGTGGGCTGGGGGTCATTGTGTACAAATGGgggtcagtgttttgttttttttgttttttttgaatctGCCCtttcaaacagacaaaaaaaaccacgaATGGatatgtttttggtttatttcatTCATGCCTTTATctcatttgtgaaatgtgtcctgtttttaaattgtgtgaTGCACCTGGAGAACAAATCCAAACTTGGTTATCTATATATTATGTATCATCCACATATTAcatagtattaaaaaaaaaaattgtggtgtttttggtattaaaatgattattttccagTGCAAAACCTAAAAATTGTGTTACCTAAATGTACCATTTTGGtacttgattaatcatttcagcccCTTTTCTTCCAAAAAGAGTATATGCGCTAGTTGCAGgttctcagttgtgaggatttgctgattttctttgtcttgcgTGAAAAGTCAACTGGATATTTTCGGGTTATTTTGGCGCTAGTCATCTAAAACttttgttctgacattttaaagagcaAAAGACTGAGTCgttagttgtaaaaaaaaaaaaatcagctgcaACCCCTAATTCCGAAATATGCATATAATA is a window encoding:
- the LOC120792210 gene encoding vacuolar protein sorting-associated protein 37D-like, with product MSLPVQLLQFRGCRTRELRELLEDEDELKRIVRCSEKFQALQRAAEKMLVSNRRLAEASLSQSPKFGDARLLLAVKYRELDRLRGVIRAKQEQLAGKYSVHCEQLCLLKNVNRAEEECELLFQSFAEGETPLADFLDGFLSSRKRHHSRLILVRKLQEAIRLGARPKDRAFPAGSPCQPVRGPTAVVASPPGCRPPSLPFGDLANTARRLPPLPLCVDHGESPRPGGLGRGPKWPTAPERLKPLGVRQRRHRQAPR